The proteins below come from a single Gimesia alba genomic window:
- a CDS encoding vWA domain-containing protein produces the protein MSKFLEILFGVQSSSWTEGGHWSAQWVGLPTGDWMLLLIAGILVLVAGGWWLYKRDAQQVPAGRRYLLYAIRVSILLLVVAMLLEPILVLSKEEKIPSHLLVLLDTSLSMSLKDAWKDDEKAMDVSRKLGMSANTDALRQMNRMQLAQKLINESFVKDLTADGTRTVHLHGFSDKFDPESLKLTEEWKTGGTGTAIASSLRQALLSYTGMPLSGVLLISDGQSTAGEPPEEVLQMLSDEGVPLVTVGVGTTDGPRNAAISQLEASPVVFVQDTNELTVHIESRGMQAESATLLIEQRRNGGPWQEFAREEIVLNLDGQLQPKTYQFSETKTGKLEFRAKLMDTGPEISQDDNLASAEVRVIRQRLNVLFIAGSTFPEVQFLRNTFLRDRQINLSSWLMAADKTYEHPGDLPIRRLPVTQEELNDYDCVILYDPDPTQWPVNFPDLLTNFVTKAGGGLVYIAGEMQTAQMFDRQSDPSLSWLNLLPVIREPGLFRSQVQIRLSARSPWKLDVTDQGFQDPIFTFSTDRQANEQALKNLPGMFWHFPVTKAKPGATVLAVHADPRMRNEYGQEVLIASQRVGPGWSIFIGFDSTYRWRYMDEQFFDGFWARVVDRAGRSKQLGGNYPFRLSTPQATYQPGGQAKIVARFLDESQMEPGLQRLYGEVERGDDQPIPLTLNAGNKAGDFSTTFPVSQPGTYFVRVWLGDEAAGATVKAATMPIKVEFPNKELENPALDEAFLQTMAVSTGGRVYQISEADEIVNAFKIKQVSRLLEERQEIWDAPIFYILIFGLLVSEWILRKWCRLI, from the coding sequence TTGAGTAAGTTTCTGGAAATCCTGTTTGGCGTTCAATCTTCGTCCTGGACCGAAGGCGGCCACTGGTCCGCTCAATGGGTGGGGCTGCCGACCGGGGACTGGATGTTGCTGTTGATTGCCGGGATTCTGGTGCTCGTTGCTGGTGGCTGGTGGCTTTACAAGCGGGATGCGCAACAGGTTCCCGCAGGGCGTCGCTATTTGTTGTATGCGATTCGGGTTTCGATTCTGCTGCTGGTGGTGGCGATGTTGCTGGAACCGATTCTGGTGCTCAGTAAAGAGGAAAAGATTCCTTCGCACCTGCTGGTTCTGCTCGATACTTCGCTGTCGATGTCCTTGAAAGACGCCTGGAAAGATGATGAAAAAGCGATGGACGTTTCGCGCAAACTGGGAATGTCTGCCAATACCGATGCGTTGCGTCAAATGAACCGGATGCAGTTGGCGCAAAAACTAATCAATGAATCGTTTGTCAAAGATCTTACGGCTGACGGGACGCGGACGGTGCACCTGCATGGGTTTTCGGACAAGTTCGATCCGGAATCACTAAAGCTGACTGAAGAATGGAAGACCGGCGGCACGGGAACGGCGATTGCCAGTTCGCTCCGTCAGGCGCTGCTGTCGTATACGGGAATGCCGCTCTCAGGAGTGTTGCTGATCAGCGACGGTCAGTCGACGGCGGGGGAACCGCCTGAAGAAGTGTTGCAGATGCTCTCCGATGAAGGCGTACCACTGGTGACGGTCGGCGTGGGAACAACCGATGGACCGCGGAACGCCGCGATCAGCCAACTGGAAGCCAGTCCGGTGGTATTTGTACAGGATACGAATGAGCTGACCGTGCATATCGAGTCGCGCGGCATGCAGGCCGAGTCCGCGACGCTGCTGATTGAACAACGCCGCAACGGCGGTCCCTGGCAGGAATTTGCACGCGAAGAGATCGTGCTGAATCTGGATGGTCAGTTACAGCCCAAAACATATCAATTTAGCGAAACGAAAACCGGTAAGCTGGAGTTTCGCGCAAAACTGATGGATACCGGTCCGGAAATTTCTCAAGATGATAATCTGGCCTCGGCGGAAGTCCGCGTGATCCGTCAGCGATTGAATGTGCTGTTCATTGCCGGTTCGACATTTCCTGAAGTGCAGTTCCTGCGAAACACGTTTCTGCGCGATCGACAGATTAATCTCTCCTCCTGGTTGATGGCCGCGGATAAGACGTACGAACATCCGGGCGACTTACCCATCCGCCGCCTGCCGGTGACCCAGGAAGAGTTGAATGATTACGACTGCGTGATTTTGTATGATCCCGATCCGACACAATGGCCGGTGAACTTCCCTGACTTGTTGACGAACTTCGTTACCAAAGCGGGCGGCGGTCTGGTGTATATTGCCGGCGAAATGCAGACGGCCCAGATGTTCGATCGCCAGTCCGATCCTTCACTCAGTTGGTTGAATCTGCTGCCCGTGATCCGGGAACCGGGGTTGTTCCGGTCGCAGGTGCAAATCCGCTTGAGTGCTCGTTCTCCCTGGAAACTGGATGTGACCGATCAGGGTTTTCAGGATCCCATCTTTACCTTTTCAACGGATCGACAGGCGAATGAGCAGGCTTTGAAAAATCTGCCCGGCATGTTCTGGCATTTTCCAGTCACGAAAGCCAAGCCGGGTGCGACAGTGCTTGCGGTGCACGCAGATCCTCGGATGCGAAATGAATATGGTCAGGAAGTATTAATCGCCTCCCAACGCGTGGGGCCTGGCTGGTCGATCTTTATCGGTTTCGACAGTACCTATCGCTGGCGTTATATGGACGAGCAGTTTTTTGATGGCTTCTGGGCACGCGTGGTCGATCGAGCCGGTCGCAGCAAGCAACTGGGGGGGAATTATCCGTTTCGGCTTTCCACACCCCAGGCGACCTATCAACCGGGGGGACAGGCAAAGATCGTGGCTCGTTTTCTGGATGAATCTCAGATGGAGCCCGGTTTGCAGCGTCTGTATGGTGAAGTGGAACGAGGCGACGATCAGCCGATTCCATTAACGTTGAACGCCGGTAATAAAGCCGGAGACTTTTCCACAACGTTTCCGGTTTCCCAGCCGGGAACGTATTTTGTGCGTGTCTGGTTAGGTGATGAGGCCGCCGGTGCGACGGTCAAAGCAGCGACAATGCCGATCAAAGTGGAATTTCCGAATAAAGAGCTGGAAAACCCGGCTCTGGATGAAGCCTTTTTACAGACGATGGCGGTTTCGACAGGCGGCCGCGTGTATCAGATTTCGGAAGCAGACGAGATTGTGAATGCGTTCAAGATCAAGCAGGTCTCCCGCTTGCTGGAAGAGCGTCAGGAGATCTGGGATGCCCCAATTTTTTATATCTTGATTTTTGGTTTACTGGTTTCCGAGTGGATTCTACGAAAATGGTGCCGCCTGATTTAG
- a CDS encoding NPCBM/NEW2 domain-containing protein translates to MAVTTRTFFLPAMVCGLSLLVCAVNFADEVLLYDGKKITGTIRAIDSNVMTIQTGKTSKKVSLFDVTSYQFIPPKLSQDLSQLVIDGEKASYATGPRTGKVKLRKGYHRFMLPYYHTTGLAKLKISMSGPGMKNAEVPKSMLFRVGDEVRAIPSQEYKVDQEGYRLPLDLKKTQQYVSYRLMEWKPPEEVKSVYDLKFLPVKRYGASPRLAMVTRRSAIYFGIVYEGVIKIPRDGEYTFSIETDKNSKYRLYVGAYPREFYKQAKPKVKSGWRVVFSKQGELSGTIKEWNQEHAVFRILAAEKEIEVALKPESLHELWKIEADPKKTKQPDRKGESKTVDSAYVSTKDGNIQRVSGEVIGMNETSLLFQYQGQQREVNLDRVVGLVLQKKRLKKDSKLALQSLVSLIGGAQFPGELSLDQGAKVFIKIAGGTDLSLTKDYLASVKTVNARSVSLTELIPETVTQVPFFNQLYPYRVNQSFTGKPLKVGTQVFSKGLCVHSKTELVYTLDKNFEKFYTVPGLQAETGQLGNVAVKVVADGKTLYEQPEFTSTTKQAPLDLDVTGCQTLTLIVDFGKGQDVGDRFVWGNPRLIRAAPKELTANKTE, encoded by the coding sequence ATGGCAGTCACAACCCGAACGTTTTTTCTCCCTGCGATGGTCTGCGGACTGAGCCTCCTGGTTTGCGCTGTGAATTTCGCAGATGAGGTCCTGCTGTACGATGGCAAAAAAATCACAGGGACAATTCGTGCGATTGACTCGAACGTGATGACGATTCAAACCGGCAAGACTTCGAAGAAAGTCAGTTTGTTTGATGTGACTTCGTATCAGTTTATTCCCCCGAAATTATCACAGGATTTAAGTCAGCTCGTGATCGACGGGGAGAAGGCCAGTTATGCGACAGGGCCTCGAACCGGCAAGGTGAAGCTGCGCAAGGGATATCATCGGTTTATGCTTCCCTACTATCACACAACGGGGCTGGCGAAGCTGAAAATCAGCATGTCGGGGCCGGGTATGAAAAATGCGGAAGTTCCTAAATCGATGTTGTTTCGTGTTGGAGATGAAGTTCGTGCCATTCCCTCCCAAGAATACAAGGTCGATCAAGAAGGCTATCGTCTGCCTTTGGATCTTAAGAAAACACAACAGTATGTTTCCTACCGTTTGATGGAATGGAAACCGCCTGAAGAAGTCAAATCGGTTTACGATTTAAAATTTCTCCCTGTGAAAAGGTATGGAGCGAGTCCTCGGTTGGCAATGGTGACACGCAGAAGTGCCATCTATTTTGGGATTGTTTATGAAGGTGTCATCAAGATTCCTCGAGATGGAGAGTATACGTTTTCGATCGAGACAGATAAGAACAGCAAGTACAGATTATATGTAGGCGCGTATCCGCGGGAGTTTTATAAACAGGCCAAGCCGAAAGTGAAATCCGGTTGGCGTGTTGTATTTTCAAAACAGGGGGAACTTTCCGGAACGATTAAAGAGTGGAACCAGGAGCATGCTGTATTTCGAATTCTTGCGGCAGAGAAAGAGATCGAAGTCGCGTTAAAGCCGGAATCACTGCACGAACTTTGGAAAATTGAGGCTGATCCGAAAAAGACGAAACAACCGGATCGGAAGGGAGAGTCAAAAACAGTAGACTCTGCCTATGTTTCGACGAAAGATGGGAATATCCAGCGGGTATCAGGCGAAGTCATCGGGATGAATGAAACCAGCCTGCTGTTTCAATATCAGGGACAACAACGGGAAGTAAACCTGGATCGCGTGGTGGGGCTGGTGTTGCAGAAGAAGCGTCTTAAGAAAGATTCCAAACTGGCGCTGCAGAGTCTGGTCAGTCTGATTGGGGGGGCACAATTCCCCGGTGAGTTGAGTCTAGACCAGGGGGCCAAAGTGTTCATCAAGATCGCGGGGGGCACAGACTTGTCGTTGACCAAGGATTATCTGGCGTCTGTCAAAACAGTCAATGCGAGGTCTGTTTCTTTGACTGAACTCATTCCTGAGACGGTGACACAAGTTCCTTTTTTTAATCAGCTGTATCCGTATCGGGTCAATCAGTCTTTTACCGGTAAACCTCTTAAAGTGGGGACTCAGGTCTTTTCGAAGGGGCTGTGTGTGCATTCGAAAACAGAACTGGTTTATACGCTAGACAAGAATTTTGAAAAATTTTATACGGTTCCCGGACTGCAAGCAGAAACGGGACAGCTTGGCAACGTGGCTGTAAAAGTCGTCGCGGACGGGAAAACTCTTTATGAACAACCGGAATTTACCAGTACGACCAAGCAGGCACCTTTAGATCTGGATGTCACAGGTTGCCAGACGCTGACTCTGATTGTAGATTTTGGAAAAGGTCAGGATGTGGGCGACCGTTTCGTCTGGGGCAATCCCCGATTGATTCGAGCCGCACCCAAAGAACTGACGGCGAATAAAACAGAATGA
- a CDS encoding site-2 protease family protein: MSDEQLPQPPSDNIIIVQPSDYQTEVNDYSPQRPSHPVPVRVPRSRVPLILFVLTCLSTLIVGGYHQPFVPTPNGFLNLYAFIQHVGWSTFLTHGISYAGPVMLILLSHEMGHYLQSKRYHIPATRPLFIPMPISPFGTMGAVILQRGGVANRKQMFDIAVSGPLAGLVFAIPFAYWGVLNAKVVTVIKQAGSYSYGEPLILQWMISLVHGPLAENQEVQLNPMLFAGWVGIFITALNLLPIGQLDGGHILYTMIGKPANLIARLFLTFGVIYMIYIDEFGYSLLILLLVFFGITHPPTADDSVPVGPKRIIIGCLTLAFFVIGFTVTPIIFH; this comes from the coding sequence ATGTCTGACGAACAGCTACCTCAACCGCCCTCTGACAATATCATTATTGTGCAACCGAGCGACTACCAGACCGAGGTCAACGATTACTCTCCTCAACGGCCCTCTCATCCAGTTCCCGTGCGCGTCCCGCGCAGCAGAGTTCCGCTGATTCTGTTTGTTCTCACCTGTTTGAGCACATTGATTGTGGGCGGCTATCACCAACCCTTTGTTCCGACTCCTAATGGATTTCTGAACTTATACGCTTTCATTCAACACGTCGGCTGGTCCACTTTCCTCACACATGGAATTTCCTACGCCGGTCCCGTGATGCTGATTTTGCTCTCGCATGAGATGGGGCACTACCTGCAGTCAAAGCGTTATCATATCCCTGCCACGCGACCGTTGTTCATCCCCATGCCCATCAGTCCGTTTGGCACGATGGGGGCTGTGATTCTGCAACGGGGAGGCGTCGCAAACCGCAAGCAGATGTTCGACATTGCCGTCTCCGGGCCACTGGCGGGACTCGTCTTCGCAATTCCCTTCGCTTATTGGGGTGTACTGAATGCAAAAGTCGTTACAGTTATCAAACAAGCAGGCTCATACAGCTATGGCGAACCTTTAATCCTGCAATGGATGATCTCGCTGGTCCATGGCCCACTGGCAGAAAATCAGGAAGTACAGTTGAACCCCATGCTGTTCGCCGGCTGGGTCGGAATCTTCATTACCGCTCTTAACCTGCTCCCGATTGGCCAGCTCGATGGAGGGCACATTCTTTATACCATGATCGGCAAACCGGCCAACCTCATCGCGCGATTGTTCCTGACCTTCGGCGTAATCTATATGATCTACATCGACGAATTCGGATATTCGCTGCTCATTCTACTGCTGGTCTTCTTCGGCATTACACACCCGCCGACTGCTGACGATTCTGTTCCGGTCGGCCCCAAGCGAATTATCATCGGCTGCCTGACACTGGCATTTTTCGTCATCGGTTTCACGGTCACACCGATCATTTTCCATTAA
- the pgsA gene encoding CDP-diacylglycerol--glycerol-3-phosphate 3-phosphatidyltransferase encodes MNSTSENQSENAGSGTELLGPEIWNLPNLITVSRLVLSLILFVIIYLEGWWKTSAALFILAAATDFLDGYFARKYNQVTTLGRILDPFVDKIIICGAFIFLLERGPATGINAWFVLIIIGREMFITSLRGFLEQHGRDFSASWSGKIKMGVQCVAVVLSLLSLSPESPFDTSGFILLRDISIWSAALITLYSGVDYVLRAARMLRQAPLK; translated from the coding sequence ATGAATTCAACATCGGAAAACCAATCCGAGAATGCCGGGTCAGGGACTGAGTTACTAGGTCCGGAAATCTGGAATCTGCCGAATCTGATCACCGTCAGTCGCCTGGTACTGTCCCTGATCCTGTTTGTGATAATCTATCTGGAAGGCTGGTGGAAAACCTCCGCCGCGCTGTTCATTCTCGCCGCTGCAACCGATTTCCTGGACGGCTATTTTGCCCGAAAATATAATCAGGTCACAACACTGGGACGTATTCTGGACCCGTTCGTCGACAAAATCATTATCTGCGGTGCGTTTATTTTCCTGCTGGAACGGGGTCCGGCAACCGGCATCAATGCCTGGTTTGTTCTGATCATCATCGGACGAGAAATGTTTATCACCAGTCTACGTGGCTTTCTGGAACAGCACGGCCGTGATTTCTCCGCCAGTTGGAGCGGGAAAATCAAAATGGGCGTCCAGTGTGTCGCCGTCGTTTTGAGCCTGCTCTCACTAAGCCCGGAATCACCCTTTGATACATCCGGTTTCATACTACTTCGAGACATTTCCATCTGGTCAGCTGCTCTCATTACATTATACAGCGGCGTCGATTATGTACTCAGAGCAGCCCGCATGCTTCGACAGGCACCGCTCAAATAA
- a CDS encoding PQQ-binding-like beta-propeller repeat protein, whose translation MPYILRLLTLMLFFTPAVLLAGEPDQDTKKHNTQYEEWPQWRGPRGDGTWNGPPIKTKWPAAGLKKIWEQEIGGGYGGITVAKRRLYVMDRPAASNEDQKKAAGIHSHRVKRKPVERVLCLDALTGKQLWVHEYPADYNKLDYGNGPRAAPTVRDDFVFTLGTMGDAFCLSAKTGKVVWHKQLVKDFGGKVPQWGYAAAPYLIGELVILMPGGKEQGTAIIALDRTTGEERWRSIKDSAGYATPLLIHHQGHDQLIIWSPNHIHSVVPQTGKHLWSIPYKVTYGVAIASPIEKQGLIFVAGYWEGSKAIQLGEQPEQAELKWQDRRTLRGLMSQPLYRDGYAYLLDKQFGLTCFEYATGKKIWDDDNKMTPGNSRNPQATLVWLNQSSRALILNSEGYLILAELTPQGYKELIRTKLIGETWAHPAYAETRIYARSNTKLVAYELPVDKAIGESP comes from the coding sequence ATGCCTTATATTCTCCGCCTGCTGACACTGATGTTGTTCTTCACACCTGCAGTTCTCCTGGCTGGAGAACCAGATCAAGACACAAAGAAGCATAACACACAATACGAAGAATGGCCGCAATGGCGCGGCCCGCGCGGCGATGGAACCTGGAATGGTCCCCCGATCAAAACAAAGTGGCCCGCAGCGGGTTTGAAAAAAATCTGGGAACAGGAAATCGGTGGCGGCTATGGCGGAATTACCGTTGCCAAACGTCGACTCTATGTGATGGATCGGCCGGCCGCCTCGAACGAAGATCAGAAAAAAGCCGCGGGAATACACAGCCATCGGGTCAAACGCAAACCGGTGGAACGCGTGCTCTGTCTCGATGCGCTCACCGGGAAACAACTTTGGGTCCATGAATATCCCGCTGATTACAATAAGCTCGATTACGGCAATGGACCGCGGGCCGCTCCAACAGTCCGGGATGATTTCGTCTTTACGCTGGGAACAATGGGCGATGCCTTCTGCCTTTCCGCAAAGACAGGCAAGGTCGTCTGGCACAAACAGCTTGTCAAAGATTTCGGCGGCAAAGTCCCACAATGGGGTTATGCGGCCGCTCCATATCTCATAGGCGAACTCGTCATCCTGATGCCCGGCGGCAAAGAGCAGGGGACCGCAATCATCGCCCTCGATCGAACAACAGGTGAAGAACGCTGGCGTTCAATTAAAGATAGTGCCGGTTATGCAACGCCGCTGTTAATTCACCATCAGGGGCACGATCAACTCATCATCTGGTCTCCCAATCATATCCACAGTGTTGTCCCTCAGACCGGGAAACATCTCTGGTCGATCCCCTATAAAGTCACCTATGGCGTGGCGATTGCCAGTCCGATTGAAAAACAGGGGCTGATCTTTGTCGCCGGTTACTGGGAAGGTTCCAAAGCGATTCAGCTCGGCGAACAACCGGAACAAGCCGAACTGAAATGGCAAGACCGTCGCACACTCCGCGGCTTGATGTCTCAACCACTTTACCGCGATGGCTACGCCTACTTGCTGGACAAACAATTCGGTCTGACTTGCTTCGAATATGCCACCGGGAAAAAGATCTGGGATGATGACAACAAAATGACCCCCGGAAACAGCAGAAACCCGCAGGCAACCCTCGTCTGGCTCAATCAGTCATCGCGGGCTTTGATCCTTAATTCGGAGGGTTATCTGATTTTGGCCGAATTAACCCCCCAGGGTTACAAAGAACTAATCCGCACCAAGCTGATCGGCGAGACCTGGGCACATCCGGCATATGCGGAAACCCGTATATATGCACGCAGCAATACCAAACTGGTCGCTTATGAACTCCCAGTTGACAAAGCGATTGGCGAATCCCCATAA
- the asnB gene encoding asparagine synthase (glutamine-hydrolyzing), whose amino-acid sequence MCGITGIAWTAREKNISPRILRRMTDVLSHRGPDDSGGYHSDMPGKSFLLNDQNTGADFELASDVGAALGHRRLSIIDLGTGHQPLSNEDGSIWIAFNGEIYNYQELRKELIQQGHQFKTESDTEVIVHLYEEQGAACVERLRGMFAFAIWDERHQRLFLARDRIGQKPLFYRETANSLSFASELKSLLQLPDASRTVDPHAIDLFLAYQYVPHPWSILKGYQKLPPAHRAIYEQGKLTVERYWKPPYENPASNLQFPFKTPQQWSDALRETLTESVKIRMRSDVPLGAFLSGGIDSTIIAGLMQSMSDRPVHTFSIGFPVKQFDERSYAREAAKMLGTDHHEYVVEPEALEMLPRLAWHYDEPFADSSAIPTMYLSQVTRQEVTVSLSGDGGDELFAGYDRYRAVALSQWFDRLPTMMRKMMTASIWQKLPASVEQKSFRRRVKRFLAGLAVPPERRYLKWVGIFDTERRHEMYAPEFREQLNTFDADQFLLDAYQLCPDRDFVTRTTATDVQTYLPCDILTKVDIASMAHSLECRSPFLDHRVAELAAAMPLNLKMHKGRGKQILTDTFSDLLPESIQTRKKMGFGVPLNHWFRNELKPLLFDVLMSQRARDRQIFNPAAVEQLISEHLNLQWDHSARLWSLLVLEMWFQTFLDPAEIPDHFPETVLT is encoded by the coding sequence ATGTGTGGAATTACCGGAATCGCGTGGACCGCGCGAGAGAAAAACATTTCGCCTCGTATACTGCGACGCATGACCGATGTGCTGTCGCATCGAGGCCCCGATGATTCCGGCGGCTATCACTCGGACATGCCCGGTAAATCCTTTCTATTGAACGATCAAAATACGGGCGCCGATTTTGAACTCGCATCCGACGTCGGTGCGGCACTCGGACATCGCCGGCTCTCCATCATCGACCTGGGAACCGGTCACCAGCCGTTATCCAACGAAGATGGCTCGATCTGGATCGCCTTCAACGGCGAAATTTACAACTACCAGGAATTACGTAAGGAGCTGATCCAACAGGGGCACCAATTCAAAACCGAATCCGATACCGAAGTCATCGTGCATCTCTATGAAGAGCAGGGTGCCGCGTGCGTAGAACGTCTGCGAGGCATGTTCGCGTTTGCCATCTGGGACGAACGCCACCAGCGACTGTTTCTGGCACGCGACCGCATCGGACAGAAACCCTTGTTTTACCGCGAAACAGCCAACTCGCTCAGTTTCGCCAGTGAATTGAAATCATTACTACAATTGCCGGACGCCAGCAGAACCGTCGATCCGCATGCCATCGATCTGTTTCTCGCTTATCAATATGTGCCACATCCCTGGTCGATTCTGAAAGGGTATCAGAAACTCCCGCCAGCGCACCGCGCCATCTACGAACAAGGCAAACTCACCGTCGAACGCTACTGGAAACCTCCGTACGAGAACCCGGCTTCTAACCTGCAGTTCCCGTTCAAAACACCTCAGCAATGGTCAGACGCACTCCGCGAAACACTCACTGAGTCCGTCAAAATTCGCATGCGCAGCGATGTCCCGTTAGGCGCCTTTCTCTCAGGCGGCATTGATTCCACCATCATCGCCGGCCTCATGCAGAGTATGTCCGACCGCCCCGTACATACGTTTTCGATCGGCTTCCCGGTAAAACAGTTCGATGAACGCAGCTACGCGCGGGAAGCCGCCAAGATGCTGGGAACCGACCATCACGAATATGTCGTGGAACCTGAGGCGCTGGAAATGCTGCCTCGACTTGCCTGGCATTACGATGAACCCTTCGCCGACAGCAGCGCCATTCCGACAATGTACCTCTCCCAAGTCACGCGGCAGGAAGTCACCGTATCACTATCAGGAGACGGCGGCGACGAACTCTTCGCCGGTTATGATCGCTATCGCGCGGTCGCACTCTCTCAGTGGTTCGATCGCCTCCCGACCATGATGAGAAAAATGATGACCGCTTCCATCTGGCAAAAACTGCCCGCGTCGGTCGAACAAAAATCATTCCGCCGCCGCGTCAAACGTTTTCTCGCAGGCCTCGCTGTTCCCCCGGAACGCCGCTATCTGAAATGGGTCGGCATCTTTGATACGGAACGTCGGCACGAAATGTATGCTCCCGAATTCCGGGAACAGTTAAACACATTCGACGCCGATCAGTTTCTGCTGGACGCCTATCAGCTTTGTCCCGATCGTGATTTTGTCACCCGCACCACAGCCACCGATGTCCAGACCTATCTTCCCTGTGATATTCTGACGAAAGTCGATATCGCCAGCATGGCCCACAGCCTTGAATGCCGCAGCCCGTTTCTCGATCACCGTGTCGCCGAGCTCGCCGCAGCCATGCCCCTTAATCTCAAAATGCACAAAGGCCGAGGCAAACAAATTCTGACGGACACCTTTTCTGATCTGCTCCCCGAATCAATTCAGACCCGTAAGAAAATGGGCTTCGGCGTGCCCCTCAATCACTGGTTCCGCAATGAACTCAAACCGCTGCTGTTTGACGTACTCATGAGCCAGCGTGCCCGGGATCGACAGATTTTTAATCCCGCTGCCGTCGAACAACTCATCAGCGAGCATCTGAATCTGCAATGGGATCACAGCGCCCGCCTCTGGTCGCTCCTTGTTTTGGAAATGTGGTTCCAGACCTTCCTCGATCCGGCTGAGATTCCCGATCATTTCCCCGAAACCGTGCTGACATAA
- a CDS encoding glycosyltransferase has translation MIKVSLLIPTLDQSGAEKQLALLATSLPRDEFEVQVIALTRGGPYESLLKEHDIPVTILNKRFKFDPLAYRALKKTLQKQQPDILHTWLFAANSYGRMAVKRLSASQKIPKVIVSERCVDSWKSNWQHNVDRRLLPQTSLLVGNSQGVVDFYREKGVPDSILRVVCNGIPIPDTSVCETTRNQLFQEHDLPENARLIAFVGRLARQKRIEDLLWALQLVRQMDENIILLLVGDGPERAKLEELTRQYTITPNVRFLGHRPDVNKLFPLFELFLLASDFEGQSNSIMEAMSYGIPVVASDIQPNRELVIHSETGFLTSVGDCTGFAQYAERILADPELAKQLGTAAQKRMQEEFSVDKMVKGYAALYHEVLK, from the coding sequence GTGATAAAAGTCAGCCTTCTCATTCCGACACTGGACCAGTCCGGCGCAGAAAAACAGCTTGCCTTGCTCGCCACATCGTTACCCCGTGATGAATTTGAAGTACAGGTCATCGCCCTCACGCGTGGCGGCCCTTATGAAAGTCTGCTCAAAGAACACGATATTCCGGTTACGATCCTGAATAAGCGTTTCAAGTTTGATCCACTCGCGTACCGCGCGCTGAAAAAAACGCTACAAAAACAACAGCCCGATATTCTCCATACCTGGCTGTTCGCAGCAAATTCCTATGGCAGAATGGCAGTCAAACGACTGTCTGCCTCACAGAAAATCCCCAAAGTGATCGTGTCCGAACGCTGTGTCGATTCCTGGAAAAGCAACTGGCAACACAATGTCGACCGCCGCTTACTGCCTCAAACTTCACTCCTCGTCGGCAATTCACAGGGAGTCGTCGATTTTTATCGCGAGAAGGGCGTTCCCGATTCCATTCTCCGCGTCGTCTGTAACGGCATTCCCATTCCTGATACCAGTGTCTGTGAAACCACCCGGAATCAATTATTCCAGGAACACGATCTTCCCGAAAATGCGCGGTTGATCGCCTTTGTTGGACGTCTCGCCAGACAGAAGCGGATCGAAGACCTGCTCTGGGCCTTACAACTGGTCCGGCAGATGGATGAAAATATTATTCTGCTCCTCGTCGGCGACGGCCCCGAACGGGCCAAACTCGAAGAATTAACACGTCAATATACCATCACACCCAATGTCCGCTTTCTCGGTCATCGTCCGGATGTCAATAAACTCTTTCCCCTGTTCGAGCTGTTTCTGCTCGCCAGTGATTTTGAGGGTCAATCGAACAGTATCATGGAAGCGATGTCATACGGAATCCCGGTCGTCGCCAGTGATATCCAGCCCAACCGTGAACTGGTGATCCACAGCGAAACCGGTTTTTTGACGTCCGTCGGCGATTGCACCGGCTTTGCCCAATATGCAGAACGCATCCTCGCTGACCCGGAACTGGCAAAACAACTGGGAACCGCGGCGCAAAAACGAATGCAAGAGGAATTCAGTGTCGATAAAATGGTAAAAGGGTACGCCGCCCTTTATCATGAAGTGCTCAAATAA